Part of the Anopheles coluzzii chromosome 3, AcolN3, whole genome shotgun sequence genome is shown below.
GTGTGTGCTGACGCTGGACGGCTATTCCTACGTAATTGGTAAGTGTGCTGTCGGGCGGATGTGATGTGCGTTTTCCCGCCTTGATTGATTACTGGCACGCTGATTACCAGGGCGGCCATATGTTTTGCGTTGTGATGATTTCctatttataaataatataacaGAAGGACGCAATGCTTCGTGGGAGTGTTTTAGGGAGCTGCTGTAATCAATGGTTGAATTTGTCTTGATTAGGTTATTAATATTGATGACAATTTGTCGTCTTTACACTAttgaaaaaagaggaagaCAGTTTCAAAGATGCATCCTTTAACGATTTCATAATGTTCAGAAActgtttattttccattttcttaacaaataaacatcaaaaataagataagatttttgtaaatttgGTGTCCACTTTGAATCCATCAAATGTTTTTAATCAGTTATATCGTCATTGTCCTTAAATGTTGTTACATCTCTATCATTATCTTTGATATTTGTTactctttatttttatttttattacgaACATcaatttctcatttttgtTAATTAATAACAATACTGTTCTTATTCGATTCCCAATAAGTTTGATAAGAGAAAATGACAAACGACAAGATTTTTGGCTATTCCTCTTGGTATATGAGATAGTACCAACACTacgaaacaacacaaaaaagacacaatagacgaagcaaaataaaaccataatCAGATTAATATCAACGATAATAATGTAAAGCAGATAACATTTTCCGACTCCCTGTGCTTTTGCAAGTACTTTGCGCAAAATCGCATAATTCACCGTACGCCGTACGAGCCCTGAAGCTTCACTGCAAGAAGTAAAGACGCCAAACGTTGCACCAGAGGTACTGACCGCCCGTCGCCAAAGGACAATATGCTATTTAACGATGGCGGCTCAACTTTTCTCCGAATTACCTTCATCAATTCTGAGACGCTTTACCGACAGCCCACAGCGACGGGGAAGATTATCGCGCTCGTCTTCGGCCAAACTTTGCGCGACagggaacaaaaaaatccccctTGCAagagacacagacacacacacaccgttctTCTCTGCCAATCTGTCCCAACAGGGGGGAAGTGAAGAGCAAAATCTCCTTGAGCTTCAGTATCGATTTTTCACTGACGCGCCATTCGAgttgttcctttttctttccgcGAAGGGGCGCGTATGTGACAATAAATCAACTTCAGGTTAAATTTAGCTTTTCTCCCTGTGAAAGCGTCATCAtggccatgtgtgtgtgtgtgcggttgtggGACAACATTGGTAAGCTTACACTTCCACGCAAAAGGGCGCGACTGTTTACAAATAATTCAACCTTCATCAATTTGTACGCGCTCCACGAGGACGACGTCGACTGTGGTGTgacgtgttttcttttttgcctcGTCAGCGACACCCGTCTTTCCCGTCTAACCCGATGCCATTGTAATTAAATCGTGGAAAGCGGATTATCATTCTCCGGTtcgtgagtgagtgtgtgagttcCTTTTAGTTACAACATAATCTTTCgcggaaaacaaaagcaagaaGTACGCCCTATTGTTCGGTTCTTAAGGATATTTATTATGCTCGTTAGAAGCGACGACGAAACCGACATCTACATCAGCGCCTAGAAAAGGAACGATTTCACCACGGCAAGGACGAGCAATCCAAACGCTAGCACAGCCCGTCCACCACTCGACACCGGCCCAAGCACGATGGAGTCCCACGGGCCCAGCGTAACTTCCTTTGCGGTTAGCAAATGTCCCACCTTGTGGCGCGATTCCGTACCGACCAGGTACACCTGCGTTTGGTTGCGAATTTCGTACAGATCGTTCACATCGATCGTGGTGCGCTCGCCGTAGAAGTTGATCAGCACCACCCGGTACGGATCGTCCATGCGATCCTCGTTCTCTCTCAAGTACCGCACGAACGCAAACACACCATCACCGAACGCGTGCGACTTGAACTCACCGTGCGTAAACACCCGATCCTTGCGCATCGCAACCGCATCCAGATAGAACTTGTAGTGGCTGTACTCCGCTTCCTGCTGCTTCAGCAGATTCGTTTGCCTGTAGTAAGGATGCACCGGCAGCCAGGTACGTGGTGCACGCGAAAAGCCCGCATTATACGTATCGTCCCACTGGAAGGGGACGCGCTGTGGATCACGCGATGCCCACCGGTACCCTTCGGGGCCAAGATTGCATCCCTGCGGATCCAGCGTATCCTCGTACGAAATGTCCCGATGGTCAATCATGCCGATCTCGTCCCCGTTGTACGTCACCGCCACACCGGGCAGCGTCAGCAACATCAGCTGCATACCGTCAATGCGCTCCACTCCGTACCGGCTAGCAACGCGCGGCTTATCGTGATTGCCCAGCACCCAGTTGGTGGTTTTACCGCGCGGCACATTGCCCAGCCAACGATCAATTACCCGCTTAAAGTCACGCGCATTCGAAttctcacccagctcctcgaTCATCACAAAGTTGAAGGGGAAGTGAGCGCGCTGCTGCTTACCATCGTCCGATTCGTAGAAGCGCAGCGTCATCGTCAGATTGGCGTACGCTTCCGTCATCATGATGCTGTAAGAAAAGGTCAAAAGTCACCTCACTGCAAGACACCAAGCAAACCCAACACTTACATAGCATCACTACCCTTCTGGCGAGCAAAGTCATCCAGCACGGTGCGCCAGTGCGCGATCACGTCGTACGTTTCCGGCAGATCCTTCGTGTAGATGTGGTGCGTGTAGCCGTAGCTGTTCGGATCCTCCGGATTGTTGATCGGCTCGTCGATAAAGTCCGGATGCTCGAACATGTGATTGATCGCGTCGACCCGGAATCCAGCCGCACCGCGCTCCATCCAGTACCGCAGCACATCGTCGAACTCGGCGACCACGGCCGGATTGCGATAGTTCAGATCGGGCTGGCCTTTGGCGAACTGGTGCAGATAGTACTCGCCGCGCAGCTCGCTCCACTCCCAAGCCGAGCCGTAAAACACCGATTGCTGTGGATTAAATCACATAAGAGAGGCTTCTTACCCACAcccaccaacaaaaaatgcaagcaAGCTTACCCAATTGTTCGGTGGCATTCGCTGCCCATTCACATTCCTGGCCGGGCGCCATACGTAATAGTCCCGGTACGGTGCAATTCCCTTCTCCGAATCGATGAACCACTGGTGCTTGTTGCTCGTATGGTTCGGCACAAAGTCCAGCACTATCTTCAGCCCCAGCTTGTTCGCCTCCGCAAACAGTTGCTCCAGATCGGCGTTCGTGCCAAACAGTGGATCGACCTGCTTGAAATCCGAAACATCGTACCCAAAGTCTTCCTGCGGCGAGCTAAAGATCGGACTCAGCCACGTCGCATCGATGCCCGTGTCCTTCAGGTACTGCAGCTTCGCCGTAACGCCCCGCACATCTCCCACCCCGTCGTCGTTCGTGTCGTAGAAGGAGCGGGGATAGATCTGGTAGAACAGGGCCGTTTCCCACCACTCTTTGTCGGCGGGTTGAGCTTCCTGCGACTGCACGGTACAACCGGCGGCGACAAGCACCAGCCCGAGCAATGCTAAATTCCAACGCGCACCCATCACTGGCCACTGTCGTGAGCGTACTGTACCACACGGCCGTGTGTGGTTCATCAATCGATTGAACAATATTTATGATCTCCCCGCCCCACTCCGCCTAGGGGGGGGGGTCCCCTCCCAAGGTCCCTATCGCTTGTCAATTGGATGTAATTGGTGCGGTAAATCGTGCCACAATTGGACCGGAGACAAGGGACATTACATCAGCCCGTCCAGGGGAGTGTGTCAGCCTGGACCGCTTTTTATCACCTGGAAACATTACACAGGTATCAGGATGTTGGACAGATGCGCGATAATTCAATTATTGGGTTTGCAAACCCTACTATCTCCCTTGCTTTCTGTTTTTGTAGTGATCCCCTCGGTCGCCGTTGTTGGGCGCCGAATGTGATAGGAGTACGCGATACGGCTGATAATAAAAGTCGATTCAATTCAACGGTCCGCTGGCTCGTTTTTGAGAGACTTTTTACGACACATTTGTTGTGTTTAATTGACTCGTGATAAGCGCGAAGCACGTTCCTCGAGATAATGCATTTCGGGAATATTATAGAACGTGCGCTGTCTTCAAAATAAATGCAATGTGCGAGAAGTATGGATGCTTATCGCATGAATTTGGACTATCTTTAGATTTGCAACcaacgtttaaaaaaacacagttcTTAAATTTAACTAAGAGCCTCAATAAGAGTATGCGATGGCCTACTGGGATGTCAAAAGGCTTCACTTGTGTTCGGAAATTTTGAAAGAGCATTACGGTAGGCCGTCGAAGCTTAAATGTGTGTGAACTTCCATTAGTGAAGCTTTATCGAATCTCCAAACTATCGAGTTCTGATAGCACTTTTTAGCAGGAActctcgattttttttttaaaaaaaattataagcCTTCTTAAGGGGTTTATTATCATATATGAAACACCTGTATGAATGATGATTCTTCTATCTTTGGTACGATTAAAAACACAAGTCAACCGATTTAATGTGAAAATTCTCTAGTCATATGATCTTGGTGATTAAAGAGAGTTGTTTGAATTTCAATCTAAAGATCACTTCATTCTAACAACTTTACACGAGCTAGCGAATCAATGAAATTTACGATCCGGTCTATTCTTGATCCTGATCCCACAGAATTTGCtaaattttctatttatttattaataaaatgCTCATATATTAACATTTTCATctcttctcttcctctctttcttaCAGGTAAGCTTCATTCACCTGATGATTCCTCCACTATCTGGCATTAGACATTTCCTTGCATACCTATTAAACACTCCACCCCGTAAGTACACACCAACTTGCAAGCatttctctatctctttcccTATTAATAGTGcttcatttaaaaacaaaaagttattAAACACAATCAGGAACCAACACAGCGATCTGATAAATCAACCATCCGTCCCCCTTGTGGTCATTCCAATCTTGTTGTACCGCACCCATTAGGCTGCGTGCCATCGATCACCAAATCCCGAATTGTCTACTATCGATTGAAGCGTTAATCTTATCTCTCACCGTTCAATTTACGATATCGTATAATGACAAATTGCCCAATGGATCGGTTGTCAAGCTGTCCAATAAAGGggattgttgtaaaatattaGACACCGCAGGGGATTGGGCACCATTTGGCACCctgcttttgttgtttttgttggtaaGGCTGCAATCTATTTCGGTCTCTATCTCGACTACCCAACAATCAGTTAGTGCTGGATGTTCTGCTAAGCTTTTGATGGAAAGCTCAATAAGAATGTAGAAATAACTTAAATAAAGGATATCCTAGCTAAATCTTAAagcaaataaagaaaaacacaacccaGAATCACATAGTTTTTCATCGACACATTCGTTTCTTTATCGAATAAATTACATTACACTACGAGGTTTTGGTTCAGAagagaacaaaagaaaaggaaaaatgacTTAGAAGAGCGATCGCAGCACCGctgccaccagcagcatcaccatcgACGCACCGAGCGCACTGGCCGACGACGCGATCTCGAACACGACCGCATCGTACCGACCAAGCACGACATGGAACACCTCCGTCACCTCGTCGCCCTCCTTCATGCGAGCGTCGAGCGACGTAAGCGCCACCCGGGCCGTGTCAATGTCCTCGTGCAGCTCCTGCAGGTTCAC
Proteins encoded:
- the LOC120956600 gene encoding maltase 2-like isoform X3; the encoded protein is MVNQQRQPICGASWWWLPIMLLLAISQTTGATPPSNDDWWQRTVFYQIYPRSFMDSNGDGVGDLRGITSRLEHLKDAGIGATWLSPIFRSPMVDFGYDIADYTAIQPEYGTMEDFEALLAEAKRLGIKIILDFVPNHTSDQCEWFRRSVAREHPYTDYYVWQDGRVDPNGNGTARLPPNNWQSVFYGSAWEWSELRGEYYLHQFAKGQPDLNYRNPAVVAEFDDVLRYWMERGAAGFRVDAINHMFEHPDFIDEPINNPEDPNSYGYTHHIYTKDLPETYDVIAHWRTVLDDFARQKGSDAIIMMTEAYANLTMTLRFYESDDGKQQRAHFPFNFVMIEELGENSNARDFKRVIDRWLGNVPRGKTTNWVLGNHDKPRVASRYGVERIDGMQLMLLTLPGVAVTYNGDEIGMIDHRDISYEDTLDPQGCNLGPEGYRWASRDPQRVPFQWDDTYNAGFSRAPRTWLPVHPYYRQTNLLKQQEAEYSHYKFYLDAVAMRKDRVFTHGEFKSHAFGDGVFAFVRYLRENEDRMDDPYRVVLINFYGERTTIDVNDLYEIRNQTQVYLVGTESRHKVGHLLTAKEVTLGPWDSIVLGPVSSGGRAVLAFGLLVLAVVKSFLF
- the LOC120956600 gene encoding maltase 2-like isoform X2, whose translation is MNHTRPCGTVRSRQWPVMGARWNLALLGLVLVAAGCTVQSQEAQPADKEWWETALFYQIYPRSFYDTNDDGVGDVRGVTAKLQYLKDTGIDATWLSPIFSSPQEDFGYDVSDFKQVDPLFGTNADLEQLFAEANKLGLKIVLDFVPNHTSNKHQWFIDSEKGIAPYRDYYVWRPARNVNGQRMPPNNWQSVFYGSAWEWSELRGEYYLHQFAKGQPDLNYRNPAVVAEFDDVLRYWMERGAAGFRVDAINHMFEHPDFIDEPINNPEDPNSYGYTHHIYTKDLPETYDVIAHWRTVLDDFARQKGSDAIIMMTEAYANLTMTLRFYESDDGKQQRAHFPFNFVMIEELGENSNARDFKRVIDRWLGNVPRGKTTNWVLGNHDKPRVASRYGVERIDGMQLMLLTLPGVAVTYNGDEIGMIDHRDISYEDTLDPQGCNLGPEGYRWASRDPQRVPFQWDDTYNAGFSRAPRTWLPVHPYYRQTNLLKQQEAEYSHYKFYLDAVAMRKDRVFTHGEFKSHAFGDGVFAFVRYLRENEDRMDDPYRVVLINFYGERTTIDVNDLYEIRNQTQVYLVGTESRHKVGHLLTAKEVTLGPWDSIVLGPVSSGGRAVLAFGLLVLAVVKSFLF